Part of the uncultured Methanobrevibacter sp. genome, GGAGTATTTTCATTATTAATATGTTCTTCAATGAAAGTATTGTTTTTTAGTACTGTAATTAGAATGTACTCTTGGGCTTTATTATTTTTGACTGTCCAATTTGTTTTTGCATATGATGTTTTAACTAAAAATACTAAAAAATCTTGGATTATTTTTACATTTGCAGGAATATGTTGTGCATACACTCATTATTTTACGGCCATATCATCTATAGTAATTTATTTGGGGGTTTTATTATTTTTTATATTTAATAATAAATCACAAATAAAATCCTGGTTGATGTCTGTTGTATTGTGTGTTATAACTTATTTGCCTTGGATTAATATATTATTATCTCAATTTTCTGCAGTTAGGTCAGATTATTGGATTAAACCAATAACATTTAACACAGTTTTAGAATACTTCCAATTTATATTTTCACCATCTAATGATTTGTTGGGGTTTATTTTAATATTGATGCTTATAACTGTAGTAGGTTTAATTGTAAAAAATAAAGAATTTAACAATTTCAAAATAAATTATTCATTAATGTTAATTGCTACAATGTTTATTGTTATAGCTATTGGAATATGTTTGTCCTTGTTAATCCGACCGATTTTTGTTTCAAGATATGTTTTACCTCTTTTTGGAGGGTTGTGGTTAGGATTTGCTATTCTTGTGGATAAATTTAAATCAAATAAAAAAATATTTGCAGTTTTATTAATTATGATTGTTGGAATAGCTATTGCTGGAGTTGTTGGTTTTATTAATGAAACTAATATGGAATTTGATGCTTCAAATGATAATCAAAATTTATTAAGTTCTATTAATAATGGAACTGTTGTTATTTTTAATGATGGTCTTAGTTTTTTAAGATATTCTCCTTATTTAGGTAACGATAAAATTGTTGTGGGGGATATAAATTCTTCATTAGTTAATTGTTCAAGTAATGAAATTGTTGTATTTGATAAACGTCATGATTTGGATAATTCTAATTTTGAAAAAATTGGTGAAATTAATCAGGATAATGTTTATCTTATTAAAAAATAGTTTGACAGAAGAGAACTCTTAATTGGGGAGTTATAATTGAGGTTGAAAAGTTATATGGGTTTTATATTTGAGAAAAAATTCCCCAATTAAGAGTTAGAGATTCAAAAGTTATGTATTTGCACTTTTTCTCTCTATTACTTACTTAGTATTTTCTACTATATAAAAGTTTAGGTATACCTAAAATTAATTAATAAATCATTTTTATTGCAAAATTTAATTAGTCTGGAATAAGTTGGATTTTCTTTTAAAGTTTTTACATTGCCGATTATTATTAATTTCCTTTTTGCTCGTGTAAGTGCTACATTTAATCTTCTTAAATCTTTTAAAAATCCAATATTTCCATTTTCATTACTTCTTACAGTTGAAATGATTATGATTTCTTTTTCACGTCCTTGAAATCCATCTACACTTTTTACTTCAACACTTGTTTTATCTTGAATAAGATGTACTTGGTCGCTGTAAGGACTTATAATTCCAATATTTTCCAGTTTCACACCATTTTCCAAATAATATTTGGTGATTTTAGTTGCAATTTCTGCTTCTTTTTGGTTGATTATGGATTTGGAATCTTTCAAGTGTTTTTCTTCATTATCTTTCAAATTAGATGTATCAATAAATAATAATGGTTTGGAATTGTTGTGTAATTCTTCTTTGAATCTATTTTCTTTTAAATTAGATATTTTTTCTAAATCTATAATTTCATTTATATTTATATTATCTACTTGGGAGTCACTTTTTAAATTGCCCTTGTAAAATTCTGAATTTGGAAATTTCATTAAAAAGCTATTCATTCTATATTGAACATTTAATAAACAGGATTTGTTCGGATATTTCTTAATTAGCTCTTCAAACAATGTTTTTTCAAGAGGATGTGCTTTTTTACTAATTATTGTAGGAGGCAATTGTTTATGATCTCCTGCAAGAATAAATCTTCTAGCTTTAGCTAATGGAATTAAAACACTTGGAATTGTAGCTTGTGATGCTTCATCTACTATAACAACATCAAAATTAGTTCTAGATATTTCTTCAATAGCTGATGTTGAATTAGTTGATAAAATGACATTACTATTGCCTACAATATCTTTAATGATTTTATTTTCAAGTTTTTTAATTTTATCGTGAATATCATCGATTTTTTCATTTTCTAAAAGCCAATTAGCCATGGATTCCATTTTTGAAGGACTTATTCCACGTCCACCTTTACCTTTTGATGCATTGTATAATATATCTGAATCACTAAATCCTCTTCTGTATTGTGGGGTCGGTTTAGTAAATCTATCTCTAATTTCACTTATCTGTTCTATTTTTTTATAATTTTTGTTAATTTTATGTGTTAATTGATGATTTTCAGCTTTATATGCTAATGAATATTGGATATTTTCTTTTGAAACTCTTTGAGGATGACCTAATCGGGTAACATTTAGTTTTTTGTTTTTAGATAATCTGTCTAGTATATTATCAACAGCACTGTTACTTTCGCTAGTAACTAATACTTTATTTTTTTGTCTTACTTCTTGTTGAATTAACTCAACTAATGTTCTTGTTTTTCCAGTTCCAAATGGACCATGTATTAAAAAAAAGTTTTCAGTATTTATAGCATTTTTAACCGCATTTTTCTGTGACTGATTAAGAGAAGTGTCTATAAAATCAACATATTTTTCTTTTTTACTTTCCTTAGGGTCTCTTTTTTTTAAAGAATATTCAAGTGCGTTTTTACCTTTTGTGCTTAAATGCAATAAATTATCTTCCATTCTTTTAAAAGTAATGTCATTTGCATATAAATCTATCCTAACTTTCTTTTTAAGAGCCCATTTTGGGATTGATTTTTCAAAAGCTACTTTAAGGAATCTAGCACCTTTTTCAACTACAGTTCCAGTTAAATCACTTCTAAGGGGATATCCAGTACTAATTAGAACCATATCTCCAATACTGATTTCAGTTTCTATTTTTTGAGATCTTCCAAATTGTACAATCTGAGAACCTAACTGTTTTCCTAAATATTTTCCTTTTACTTTATTAATAGCTCTTCCTAAGTCTTCTCTTTTCTTGGGAGATAAATTTTTTATTTCATTAGTCATTAATTCAATTTCAGCATCTCTCTCATAATTTATAAGCTTTATTAGTTGTTTAATATATTTTTTCAATTTTATCCCTAGATTATAATTATGTTATACTATAAATAAAAGTTTTAAATTAATATTAAATAATGATAACTTTTAAGAAAATTGATGATTTCAATGATTTAAAGATGACTTTTATTTCAAAAAGCTCTGGAGGATATATTTCAAAAAATAAGTATATTTTTGATAAAATAGAGTTAAATCCTTTAAATCAGTTTATTCTAGAACAATCGGTGTATGGAACACCTATGTTTAAATTAGGAACTGGTGGATTTAATATTTTAATGATTTCTGGAATTCATGGTAATGAGTTGCCATCTCAGATAGCTAGTTTGAAATTATTAAATGAATTACTTAATTCTACATTAGAAAACACAATTTATATTATTCCTTTTGCTGCTCCAAATGCTACTATGAATAATGAAAGAACATTCAATTCAAGAGATTTAAATAGATCAGCTCATATTAAAAATTCATTAAGTAATTTAATCATTCAAGCTATTGATGAGTTAAACATAAGTTTTGTTGGAGATTTTCATTCAACAGCTAAAAATAGCAATCCTGGTTTTGAATCAGTTTTTTCAAGTAGAAATCCATCTCCTGAAAGTTGTTTAATAGCTAATCATATTTCAACACAAATGGGAAGTAAAGTAATTACTTTTGAAACTGCCGGTAAAATTTATAAAGGAGCTGTTGAAGATGTTTGTAATTTAAAAGGAATTCCTGCAATTACTGGTGAAGTTTTATCTCCATTTGCAACTGTTGGAAAAGGAAGTGTTGAAAAGTCTTTTCGTCAAATGAAAAGTTTTTTAGATTATTTTTAAAAAAATCAATTATTTCCTATTTTTAAAATTCTAATTGAGTATTAGTTTATAGTGGACTGTCTTTTTTTAATTATAATATTGCTGAAATACTTTTCAAATGCTATCACTATTAATTTTTAATATAAATTATAATTATAAAATTAAGGTGATTTTTTGTCTTCATATAAGGGACATACATTATTTGCATTGATTTTAGGGATCATGTTTTTTAACAATCCTTTAATTATAGCTTTAAGTATAATTGGTGCTAATATTCCTGATTTTGATCATAAATTTAAAAAAGACAATGTTTATAGAATGATTATTTTAGGATTGATTGTATTTATATCTCTTTATATCTTAAAATTACCTTATTATTTAGGTTTAATAATAGTATTTCTAGGAACTGTCTTTTATTTTTCCCAACACAGAAGTTTTACTCACTCTATTTTCGGTGTACTCACATTAACTGCGGCAGTTTCATTAATACTTATTTGGGCATATGAAATACTCATGAATATAACTGTGATTTCCACATCTTACTTATTCATGGCTATTTTAATAGCTCTTTTAAGTTTTTTATTTTTAAATAAAAAATTAATATTAATATTCTTACCGTTATTTTTTATCAGTTTATTTTTCTTTGGAACATTAACTATAAATTATGTGGAAGTGGCTATCGGATTATTTTTAGGATTATTGAGCCATATTGTATTGGATTCATTTAGTCCTGCAGGAATAAAATTATTTGCACCATTATCTTCTAAAAAATATCATAAAAAATTTGGAATTGTTGTTATTGTAATATTATTTGTATTGGCTATTTATTTAAGGAGATTTGAAATAATTGAGTTAATGCAATGCTTTTTTCCAAATATTTATTAATACTATTTTTTAAAACTATGATGTATGAATTCATGGATTTATTTAATTATTGCAGGTATTTTTGAAATGGGATGGGTATTGGCTTTAAAATTTTCTGAAAATTTCACAAGATTGTTATTTTCTATTTTAACAGTTATATTCATGATTTTAAGTTTAATTTTCTTATCTTTTTCATTTAAAACAATTCCTATGGGAACTGCATATGCTTGTTGGACAGCTATTGGTGCAATTGGAGTTATAATTTTTGGAATTTTCTTTTTAGGGGAATCTGCAAACCTTTTAAGAATCTTTTTTATAGGGGTAGTTATAGCAGGAATCATTGGATTAAAATTAACTACTCCTTAATATCTTTTTTTAATACTTGTTAGAATCTTTGATATGCAATATAATACTGGTAATTCTATTAGTGGTCCAATTACTAGTCCGATTAATATTAATTCTCTTCCTGGAAATGAGTTTACAGCAATAGCTAGTGCTAAAGGTGAATTACGTGCTAATGTAGTCATAGTTAAGCTTACATAATCTTCATATGTAAATTCTATTTTTTTAGATATTGTAAAGTCTAAAATAAGATTTATAATGAAAAATAAGATTAAAGGGATGAATATTAATAAAATTGAATTTAAATTATCAAATACAATTTCTCCTTTACTGTTAAATATTCCGAATATTGCAATAGCTAAAAATATTATTTGGCAGTTTGAAAAGAAATTGGTTATTTTTTCATTAAGTTTTTCTTTATTTTTTAGTATAAATTTGGTTAGTTGCGCTAAAACAAAGGGGATTATAACAACAATTAATATGGAGTATCCTAATTCATAGTAATTCATAGAATTGTTACTTGCAAAGAATAAAATTAGATATATTGGTAATAATATAATTTGAAGTATTAAATTTATTGGGAGTATTGAAAGGCTTAAATTTACATTTCCTTTTGCCATTTTTGTAAATACGAGGTACCAGTCGGTACAAGGGGTTAAAATGAGCATGAAAAATCCAATGAATATATCTATATTTCCTTTTAAAAATAATGATCCCAGGAAGTATCCTAAAAGTGGTGTCCAGATAAAATTTATTATTAAGCTTGTTGAGGTAAATTTAACATTTTTAAAACTGTTTTTTAAATCTTTAATTGGAACTTCTAAAAACAGCCCATATAACATTAAACAGAGGAATAAAGTTATTAATGATTCACTGTTGTTGTTTAAAATTGAAATATCACTTAATTCAAGGCCGGTTATTATTGCAATGAATATTATTATAGGTTCTGTTTTTTCTAGAATTTCCATTTAAATCACTTTTTTAGGTACATCTAAATTTTATTAGTATTAATATAAATAATTTTTTTAAGTAGTTGTCTTGATTCTAATTTTAGGTGATTTTTTCATCTCAGATTAAATGCATACATTTATAATAAATAATCATGATAAATAATAATGTTTATATGGTCAATTTTTTAATTTTAATTATGTTGACTTTTTAATCTACGAAATGGAGCTTATTTAATGTTTTTAACTAGACTAGGTTATGGAATATTATATTTCTTAGACCTTATTTATGAAATAATTAAAGCAACATATGATGTTGCTGTTAATGGAATTATGAGACAAAATATTAATCCTGTTGTTGTAGAAATTGAAACAGTTTTAGAGAGGCCTGTTTCTCAAACAATTTTAGCAAATAGTATTTCTTTAACTCCAGGAACTTTGTCTGTTGATTTGGATTCTGAAAATAACATTATTAAAGTAGCTGCTATTTCTCCAAGAAGTAAGGAAGATATTATTCCTTTTGAATCATATATAAAGAAGATGTTGGAGTAATTTTCTTTATATTTATTAATTGTTGAGTGGGATAGTAATGGACATATTATTTATTTCAAAATATTTTGTGGTTATTGCATCAATGATAATGATGTTTGCTGCTTTAAGGGCAGGTGCTTATAAATCCACATCAATGGGACTTTTAAGTAGTTCTGTTGTGGTTGTAGCCTTTGCATTATCTTTACTTGTTGTTGGGGATATGTATGGTATAACTTTCTTTAAAGACATATCTATGGCTTTAGTGTTATTTGGATTTATAGGGACTGTTGCTTTTGCTGTTACTCAGGGAGGAGATGACTAATGTTTATAATTGAATTAATTCAGTCTATTTTCCTTATTATTTCAGCTATTTTAATAATAATATCTGCTATTGGATTTGTAACTTTAGATAAAAATATG contains:
- a CDS encoding succinylglutamate desuccinylase/aspartoacylase family protein; translation: MTFKKIDDFNDLKMTFISKSSGGYISKNKYIFDKIELNPLNQFILEQSVYGTPMFKLGTGGFNILMISGIHGNELPSQIASLKLLNELLNSTLENTIYIIPFAAPNATMNNERTFNSRDLNRSAHIKNSLSNLIIQAIDELNISFVGDFHSTAKNSNPGFESVFSSRNPSPESCLIANHISTQMGSKVITFETAGKIYKGAVEDVCNLKGIPAITGEVLSPFATVGKGSVEKSFRQMKSFLDYF
- a CDS encoding monovalent cation/H+ antiporter complex subunit F, with the translated sequence MDILFISKYFVVIASMIMMFAALRAGAYKSTSMGLLSSSVVVVAFALSLLVVGDMYGITFFKDISMALVLFGFIGTVAFAVTQGGDD
- a CDS encoding monovalent cation/H+ antiporter subunit E → MFLTRLGYGILYFLDLIYEIIKATYDVAVNGIMRQNINPVVVEIETVLERPVSQTILANSISLTPGTLSVDLDSENNIIKVAAISPRSKEDIIPFESYIKKMLE
- a CDS encoding glycosyltransferase family 39 protein produces the protein MFNKNDFNKTISLLFLFLSLVFIGITIFFALTKPFVMYDDYYTLSIVRLSFIDMIRATAENVHPPLYYIILKVFTKLFNPTSNLSLLLLGKIVSIVPLVLLFVLIWTKIKNEFGYLVSGVFSLLICSSMKVLFFSTVIRMYSWALLFLTVQFVFAYDVLTKNTKKSWIIFTFAGICCAYTHYFTAISSIVIYLGVLLFFIFNNKSQIKSWLMSVVLCVITYLPWINILLSQFSAVRSDYWIKPITFNTVLEYFQFIFSPSNDLLGFILILMLITVVGLIVKNKEFNNFKINYSLMLIATMFIVIAIGICLSLLIRPIFVSRYVLPLFGGLWLGFAILVDKFKSNKKIFAVLLIMIVGIAIAGVVGFINETNMEFDASNDNQNLLSSINNGTVVIFNDGLSFLRYSPYLGNDKIVVGDINSSLVNCSSNEIVVFDKRHDLDNSNFEKIGEINQDNVYLIKK
- a CDS encoding arsenic resistance protein encodes the protein MEILEKTEPIIIFIAIITGLELSDISILNNNSESLITLFLCLMLYGLFLEVPIKDLKNSFKNVKFTSTSLIINFIWTPLLGYFLGSLFLKGNIDIFIGFFMLILTPCTDWYLVFTKMAKGNVNLSLSILPINLILQIILLPIYLILFFASNNSMNYYELGYSILIVVIIPFVLAQLTKFILKNKEKLNEKITNFFSNCQIIFLAIAIFGIFNSKGEIVFDNLNSILLIFIPLILFFIINLILDFTISKKIEFTYEDYVSLTMTTLARNSPLALAIAVNSFPGRELILIGLVIGPLIELPVLYCISKILTSIKKRY
- a CDS encoding IGHMBP2 family helicase, whose protein sequence is MKKYIKQLIKLINYERDAEIELMTNEIKNLSPKKREDLGRAINKVKGKYLGKQLGSQIVQFGRSQKIETEISIGDMVLISTGYPLRSDLTGTVVEKGARFLKVAFEKSIPKWALKKKVRIDLYANDITFKRMEDNLLHLSTKGKNALEYSLKKRDPKESKKEKYVDFIDTSLNQSQKNAVKNAINTENFFLIHGPFGTGKTRTLVELIQQEVRQKNKVLVTSESNSAVDNILDRLSKNKKLNVTRLGHPQRVSKENIQYSLAYKAENHQLTHKINKNYKKIEQISEIRDRFTKPTPQYRRGFSDSDILYNASKGKGGRGISPSKMESMANWLLENEKIDDIHDKIKKLENKIIKDIVGNSNVILSTNSTSAIEEISRTNFDVVIVDEASQATIPSVLIPLAKARRFILAGDHKQLPPTIISKKAHPLEKTLFEELIKKYPNKSCLLNVQYRMNSFLMKFPNSEFYKGNLKSDSQVDNININEIIDLEKISNLKENRFKEELHNNSKPLLFIDTSNLKDNEEKHLKDSKSIINQKEAEIATKITKYYLENGVKLENIGIISPYSDQVHLIQDKTSVEVKSVDGFQGREKEIIIISTVRSNENGNIGFLKDLRRLNVALTRAKRKLIIIGNVKTLKENPTYSRLIKFCNKNDLLINFRYT
- a CDS encoding multidrug efflux SMR transporter is translated as MNSWIYLIIAGIFEMGWVLALKFSENFTRLLFSILTVIFMILSLIFLSFSFKTIPMGTAYACWTAIGAIGVIIFGIFFLGESANLLRIFFIGVVIAGIIGLKLTTP
- a CDS encoding metal-dependent hydrolase yields the protein MSSYKGHTLFALILGIMFFNNPLIIALSIIGANIPDFDHKFKKDNVYRMIILGLIVFISLYILKLPYYLGLIIVFLGTVFYFSQHRSFTHSIFGVLTLTAAVSLILIWAYEILMNITVISTSYLFMAILIALLSFLFLNKKLILIFLPLFFISLFFFGTLTINYVEVAIGLFLGLLSHIVLDSFSPAGIKLFAPLSSKKYHKKFGIVVIVILFVLAIYLRRFEIIELMQCFFPNIY